One Pyrenophora tritici-repentis strain M4 chromosome 5, whole genome shotgun sequence DNA window includes the following coding sequences:
- a CDS encoding Med15 multi-domain protein, whose translation MADNQSEISSADSAEAQNQLQNEQSEHLLDSPWAKFTAEQLMENCPYTVALKVINTALWGVPAPADANETHATTWVAKAIHDYNVSMAWDDDLFIDYKWDFEGWTKELFSKVERGTLRSLKSVLRHRGVYTGNNHARVADSLYNILGIENTLEWEPAEFRAMKFDQQSEAYQRQQSNKRQQDTQHTVYPAVQQPPQVQQPPQLQQPPQLQQPPQVPQPSQLQRPSQGEQQEQYRVRQGVQSRSQTIEPQQPLHMSGTLEGPQHRQLWEQAAQPQQGRAQLQTRPPATAYREVTPFPQQPTNRVPNRPPELPYDPYKTLPPRWSRNDRLDANTITQFSKLWDNSNKYTGNAYDLLDDKIKIFFSICWQVDIQEEQFHAVFPRILTGRAETFYIQVVERDDSFADAYMAIKNHFDHDVHHQHYYTDWTTTTFARTRTENPDKGLHEVLQILLDKLQLCQRALGKNFEGEDALRTTVINACRGVPELEMALFKPATICEGLFSDLRSAVETHLARQHTTQMVTEDQYYLDRRYNGNGRIRGRSRGGGGFRGGSRGAYRGGEQRDDNGRGFKPRWRKKCFVCQKEGCWSTNHTDEERKAAPPQGLLRTSCRIRRDRAH comes from the exons ATGGCGGATAACCAAAGCGAAATAAGCTCTGCAGACTCTGCTGAAGCTCAGAATCAACTACAGAATGAGCAATCAGAACACCTCTTAGACTCACCATGGGCCAAATTTACCGCGGAACAACTTATGGAAAactgtccatacacagttgcactcaaggtcatcaatacagctctctggggtgtacccgcacCGGCGGACGCAAATGAGACACACGCAACAACGTGGGTCGCTAAagctatccacgactacaatgtgtcaatggcctgggacgatgacctcttcattgactacaaatgggactttgaaggatggacgaAGGAGCTATTTAGCAAGGTTGAGCGTGGTACACTAAGGTCTCTTAAGAGTGTGCTACGACACCGGGgagtatacactggcaacaATCACGCCAGGGTGGCGGACTCTCTCTACAACATTCTAGGTATAGAGAATACTCTTGAATGGGAACCAGCagagtttcgagccatgaaATTCGACCAACAGTCCGAAGCGTACCAGCGCCAGCAGAGCAATAAACGCCAACAGGACACTCAGCACACAGTCTATCcagctgtacaacaaccaccgcaagtacaacaaccgccgcaattacaacaaccgccgcaattacaacagcCACCGCAAGTACCACAGCCGTCGCAATTACAACGACCGTCGCAGGGCGAGCAACAagagcagtatagagtgagacaaggcgtccAGAGCCGTTCCCAAACAATAGAGCCACAACAGCCGCTACACATGAGCGGTACGCTGGAAGGGCCTCAGCATCGACAACTGTGGGAGCAGGCCGCGCAGCCGCAACAAGGGCGTGCGCAACTACAGACACGGCCGCCAGCGACTGCATATCGCGAAGTCACGCCATTTCCGCAACAGCCAACGAACCGCGTCCCTAACAGACCACCCGAACTACCATAcgacccgtacaagacgctaccgccgcgatggtccCGCAACGATCGACTCGACGCTaatacgatcacgcagttctctaagctatgggacaatagcaacaagtatacagggaatgcgtacgatctcctagacgataagatcaagatcttcttcagcatctgctggcaggtagatatccaagaagagcagtttcacgcagtgtttccccgtatccttaccggacgtgcagagacattctacatacaggttgtagagagagatgacagctttgctgatgcgtacatggcaatcaaaaaccacttcgaccatgacgtccatcaccagcactactacacagactggacgactacaaccttcgctcgcacccgcacagagaaccccgacaagggactacacgaggttctgcagatcctgcttgacaagctgcagctatgccagcgtgcccttggcaagaactttgagggcgaggatgccctacgtaccactgtcatcaatgcctgccgaggagtaccagagcttgagatggcactgttcaaaccagccacaatctgtgaaggactcttctcagaCCTACGTTCTGCAGTTGAGACACACCTTGCACGGCAACACACTACCCAGATGGTCACAGAGGACCAATACTACTTAGAtcgccgatacaacggcaatggaagAATCCGAGGTAgatctcgaggtggaggaggattcagaggcggatcTAGAGGAGCATAtcgaggaggcgagcagcgcgacgacaacggacgaggattTAAGCCTcgctggaggaagaaatgctttgtttgccagaaggaaggatgctggtctaccaaccacacagacgaagagcgcaaggctgccc CCCcccaaggacttctccgtacatcttgcagaatacgaagggatcgagcacactag